Genomic window (Planococcus sp. MSAK28401):
GCGAACGTTTCCTGTCGCATCCTTTGTGGAACAAGATGAACGTGCTGTCGGGCTTGTTGCTCGCGGTTTCTGTCGTACTGTTTATAGCCGCTTCACTGATCACCTCGGTGAATGAATGGCTCACAAATTATCGCTGGAATTTATACGGGATCGTTTATTTCTTCTTGTTCCTCTATAGCCTATTCGTACTGTCAGTCGTTCACAAAGTGAAGCAAGACAGCGCGAAAGAAACGAAAATCGAAATCTCGTTCGGCGCTACTGTCGTAAGCCTATGCGTATTGCTTTTTCTTCTTTAATATCAAAAACAGCCTCCGCTCGAGACCATTCTATGGCTCGAACTGAAGGCTGTTTTATTTGGTTGTTATTTTGTATTAGCGAGGCATATATTCTTGTCACCGATTCTTGAAGCTCACTCACAACTCGAGTTTTGACTGAATAATTACTCATACCAAAGGCTTCTGACACGAGTTGGTGTAAGAGGCCTTTTAGCAAATATGGAATCCCATTTATTTGTCTTTTTTAAAATAGTCAATTGCTAATAATGCAATAGCTACTAGTGCAGTAATTATGCTCAACAAATAAAGCGATTGAGTTTGAGGCGTGAGAATACTTTGCCCATAACTTCCGGTAATTGACCTGAGAACGGCTGAAGCAATATAGGCAGCGGAAAACATAATTGCGGCAGAAATAAAAAGCCCAGTTGAGACAATGACGTATTTCATTTGATACTCCCTTTACCACTAGTTTTTCTACACGGCTGCAAAGAAGATTACACCTACTTAATACCTCTAGTTCGAGCCCACAAGAGAATTCGAACCGGAGGCTGCTTTATCTGATTGAATACAATTTTTTGGGGCCTTGCCGTTTTGGCATAATTCCAAGTTCAGCAACGAACATCATCAATAAGCAATAGAACGCAGTCAGGCTAGCGGCATTGGCTGTGCTAGCGGGTTGAGGAAATGAATAATTGTAGACAGCCAAATTGACGATCAATGCCAGGACAAATCCTACGTATGACAAGGTAAGTATGTGATTTCCAACGATTATTCGTTTATCGTTTGTCGAATCCCATGGCACCGACTTCGCGACGACAAGAGATTCTTTGATTTGCCCAAATGCTCCGTAGGCAAACGCTGCGATGATGAGAATCGGAACGAGATCGATTAACCATTCCATTTGAACACCTCCAAATTAAGAATCCTTAGTTCGTCCGTTGGGCTGCGCGGCGCATCCATTTTTGATTGTTGCTGTACAGGATGAGCACGAGCGTCAAGAGACCTGATAGCCCGAAGAAACCAGAGAATAAAGTTAGCCCGATCGTCGGTGAATTGAGCAACATCGCGCTCATCAAGAGCAAACCTACCGCCATTAGCGACAGGAAAATGATGTGCGTGGTCTTGCGGTTTCTCAATAGCCAAGCTGATAGCTGAAAGACGATGAACAAGAGTGATGCTGCCATCAATAATGGGAACAGCGGCTCGAATTTTGCCGCGTAGACGAAATGGTCGATCGCCAAAATATCATCCGCCTCGTTCACTGGCCCATTCAGCCATGTGGAAAAAACCGCCGAGTATTTCCACTCCCACGAAATATCGCGCAATTGCCCGCCTTCATACCAACTGGCAAGTGTCGAAAAGATAAATACCAAAAATGCGCCGATCAGGTAAATGATGTTTTTGAATTTCATGCAATTCCCCTTTCAAACTTTTCGTTAATGGTGTTATATGTTTTACAGTTCGATGCCAATGTTTTTTAATTGCTCTTTTAAACTCCAATGTTTCGGCTGCTCTTTTTTCATAAACCACTCTGCCCCGTTTGCTAACCATTCCGTTCTGTAGGTTTCAAATGTATAGCCTTGGTCTAAATCATCGTAGCCTGGTTGGAAAGCACAACAAGTGCAGATCAAGCTATAATCGGGAAGTCCATTTCTATAAAGTGGTCCTCGAAGACCGTCAAACCCACAAACTGAACAGACATAAAACTTCTTTTTGAACATTATTTATGCCCTCACCTTTTCGCTATCCTTTTGCAAATCAAGCAATTTTCTTACCTGTATTACTAAGATTTATTTTCTTTAATATACTAAGTCTCAGCTGGAATATCTACATAATTATGGAAATAAATAAAGTTTATATAAAAACTACGCTTGTTTTATCTCAGTCCACTCTGTATTTAACATTGAGCTTTTAGAATTTGTAAATCTCCATCAATAGGGACATATGTCCTTCCGTGTGTTTGAAATGCCGATTATCCTTATATTAACGAAAGGCGGCGAACTAGATGAAAGGAATTCTATTTGCGCTGGCGGGCGGGTTTTTCCTGACCTTCCAGAGCGTGGCGAATGCGACGATCAGTGACCAAATCGGAACTTGGCAAGCGGCGGCGATGACCCAGTTGACAGGCTTTGTGCTGGCGATCTTAATCGTTTTGGCATTGAAAGACACATCCATCAAACATTTGAAACAAGTCTCCCCTCTATATGCCTCAGGCGGCTTGCTCGCGGCGTTTATTTTGTTCAGCAATATGACCGCTGTCCATCGCATGGGCGTGACGCTGACGATCAGCATGTTCCTTATTGCACAGCTGATTGCGGCGATCGTCATCGATGGCAAAGGCTGGTTCGATATGGCGAAGAAGAATGTCGGAAAGACGCAAATTGCGGGCGTGTTATTGATGATTACCGGCATCCTTGTATTGAAATGGTGAGGAGGAAAAACCATGAAGGCAATTGATGAGTATCTTCAGCAGTATGAATTGGCAGATTTGTTCCCTGCTGGCGTCGTCGACTCGATGCAGATCGAACGGTATGCGGCTGGGCATAGATTGTTCTCACAAGGTGACACCGCGGACACCTTGTACTTGCTTGTAGAGGGCAAATTGAAGATTTCCATGTTGTCGCCAGAAGGCAAACGACTGATTTTGGCATTCAAAACGCCTTTTGATATCGTCGGCGATATCGAATACGTACAGAAATGCCCGTTCATCAATACGGTCGAAGCTGTAACGGATTTGGTATTGCTGAGGGTTCCGCATCGCGCATTAGATCATGAAATGAGCGACAATTTCCTATTTCAGCAATTTCTGTTGGAGACGATTACGCGCAAGTTCGTGACGAAAGCGCAGGAATTGAATTTCAATTTGCTGTATGCGGTCGATGTCCGTGTCGCGAGTTATTTGTTATCGATGACGCCGGATAAACCGAGGCTCGACTCCCCGTCGCTCGTCGATATGGCGGACTTGATCGGCACGAGCTATCGCCATTTGAACCGGGTGCTTCAAAAATTTGAGCAATCCGGCTGGATCAAACGCAACAACGGCAAGATCGATTTGCTCGACCGGGACGCTTTATTGAATCAGGCGGGCCATAATATATACGAATAGGAGGAACTCTCATAGTTCTCGGCATTATACTGGCTCTTTCAGGCGGCGTTTTTGTCTGCCTGCAAAATATATTCAATGCGAATGTGAAACAACACGTCAGCGTCTGGGCGACGACGGCACTCGTGTTATTTCTCGGTTTTTTCGGCTCGTTTATCGCAGGCTTTGCTGTTAATGGCACGAGCTTATTCCGCTTCGAGGCAGAGCCGTGGTTTTGGTTCAGCGGCGTACTCGGGGTCGGGGTAGTCGTTTGCGTCACGCAAGGCGTCCAGGCATTGGGCCCGAGCCGCGCGATCTCGATTGTTATGGTATCGCAAATTTTCTTCGGGTTGATGTGGGACACGGCGGGCTGGTTCGGGCTTGAGCAAGTTCCGTTCACCTGGCAATCGCTGCTTGGCGTTCTTTTGATCAGCGCAGGTATCTTATTGTTCCAACTGGGCCCTATATTGGAACAAAAGCCGTTTGTCCAAAAACAAAAAGCGCAGCATGAGGCTTGATTTTATAGTAAATTTTACTCTTCATTAAAAATTTGTCTGCAATTCCAACATCAGACTTCGTGCATATTTTTTTCAACTGCTATAATATGTATATATAATACTGCTATTTTGAAATCATACTATTTATTTCATGCATAATTTTCACTGAAGAATGATTGTGCGATTGAGGAGAAGAAGCGAATGTTCAAAAATGTTGAATTGCAAGATTTTTTGCTTGAGAGAACCAGGGGATTGACTGAACAATGGTATGAAACACTCGATAAGAGTGCGGGTGGCGTCTACGCTGAAACCGAACCACAAGCAATCGAAAAGCTGAAGCAACAGAATTATGAGTTCCACGAGCTGTTCTGTACGGCGTTCAGCAAAGAGAAGAGCGATTGCATTGAGATTTTCAATGACTGGATCGTACGCGTTGCCAATGATGAAGCGCATTTATCGACGCCGTTCAACTCGGTCATCAAAGAATTCTTCCGCACGCAAAAGCAATACTTGGAGCTGATCGAAGAATTCGCGGTATTGCAGGAAGAAACCATTTCGCATGCCCAACTGAATGCATGGAACCAAGCCGTGGTTGACACGACAAATGCCATCATTCTGGAGTTTATCAACCAAAACACGAAAGCGGCTGAGCGCCGTTTGAATGCCCAACAGGAAATGATCGTCGAAATGAGCGCACCGGTCATCTTGCTTTCGAAAGACAGTGGATTGCTTCCGCTGATTGGCGAAATCAATACATACCGTGCAAAAATCGTCTTCGAGAAAGTCCTTCAGCAATGCCATGAGAAATCGATCGAGCGACTGTTCATCGATCTTTCGGGTGTGCCGATCATCGATACGATGGTCGCCCACCAGATCTTCCAGCTGATCGAAGGCTTGAAAATCATCGGCGTGCGCACTGCACTTGCTGGCATCAGCCCTGAAATCGCCCAGACTGCGATTCAATTAGGCGTCAACTTCGGCGAGATCGATGTCTACAATAAATTGGACCAGGCTCTGCGCTATCACAAATTGGAATTTACGAAAAACTAAATTTCTCCAGAAGAAAATCCATCCGCATAGTCGTTGCGGATGGATTTTTTTGTGCTTATTGGTTTTCAGCGATGCGCTTTAATTCGGCTGCGCGCGTCGACAGGAATTTTTCCATATGGCGTTCAAGAAATAATTTATCGGCGAGTTTTCCGATGATTCCAAACGGCGCCCGGTAGACAAACCAGTCTTTCATCAGCGTGCCGCTTCCGCTTTCGATAAATTCATGCGTATGGTGAAAGGAGTGAAAAGCGCCTTTTACCATGGCATCGCTGAAGCGGTAAGGCCGCTCCATATCCGTGATTTTCGATGTGAGCTTTTGCCGGACGCCGAGATGCGTCGCTTTCCATGTCACCCAGTCGCCGAGTTCCATCAATCCACTCGTCGTGCCGGCAATGGCGCGTTCGTTGGTCTTCGAGACGGTTTCGATGTGCACGTCAATGCTTCTGGCCAAATCGAAACAGCGCTCGATCGGTGCTTCCATATACGTTTCATGATAGATCATGGGCATGTGATTCCCTCATTTCTCACGTTGGCTAACAGTCTTTCTCTTTCCTTACCCTGAACGAGCCCGTATTATTCGTTGCTTCTTTATTCGGCAAGAAGGAGATTCTTTCACTTCCCGAGAATGATTAAAGGACAGGAGGGGTTTAAGTGAATATAGAAATTCTGAAACAAAATCGCACGAGCTGGGACACGGTCGCCGAGCATTTTAACGGCGTCGATGCGCTGCCCGGCTATGGTCCATTTACGCAAAGTGAGGAGGAATTGAAGTTATTCGATTCCATTGAAGGCAAAAATGTACTCGACATCGGCTGTGGCAGCGGCCATTCCTTGCTTTACATGAACAGGCAAGGGGCTAAAGATATTTGGGGCGTCGACTTGTCCCAAAAGCAAATCGAACGGGCCACTGAAATGTTAAGTGGTTTAGATGCCCAGCTCTATTGCGCTGCGATGGAAGAAGATATTGGGCTGCCGGAAGCCTATTTCGATATTGTCTACTCGATTTATGCGATCGGCTGGACGGTGGATCTCGACCGTACGTTCGAATTGATCTATTCCTATTTACGGCCAGGCGGTTCGTTCGTCTTCAGTTGGGACCACCCGCTGTATGTGCATTTGAAAAGCGAAGATGGGCTGGTTTCACTGAACGGTTCATACCAGGAAGAAGGCAGCATGCATTATGCCAATTTTAAAGGTGAAGATGCGCCGATGACCATTCCGAAGCGCAAGTTCAGCACGTATTTGAACGCCTTGGTGAAAGCCGGTTTTTCGATCGAACAAGTGGTCGAACCGGATGTTCCGCACGACTTGAAGGATATAGAGCCGGAAGTGTCCGACCGTTATTACTCGCTCTATAAAGCACAGAAATTCCCGACGAGTTTTATCATCAAAGCAAGGAAATAAAAAAGGCCGTGTCTGCGCTTTCGCGTAAACACGGCCTTTTATCGTGTTTTTTAGTTAACGGATCCGCCCCATCACTACGGTATCGTAATAGTTTCCATCCGCTAAGCGCTTGTCCATTTTCAGCGTGCCTTCCACTTTAAAGCCGCATTTTGCATACAGCTCAATGGCTTTTTCATTTCGTTCAAGTACTTTTAAATTCATTTTCTTGATTTCTTGTGCATCCGCCCAGTGAATCGATGACTCCAACAGCTTACGGCCGATGCGATAGCCCCAG
Coding sequences:
- a CDS encoding DUF4306 domain-containing protein translates to MKFKNIIYLIGAFLVFIFSTLASWYEGGQLRDISWEWKYSAVFSTWLNGPVNEADDILAIDHFVYAAKFEPLFPLLMAASLLFIVFQLSAWLLRNRKTTHIIFLSLMAVGLLLMSAMLLNSPTIGLTLFSGFFGLSGLLTLVLILYSNNQKWMRRAAQRTN
- a CDS encoding DMT family transporter, which translates into the protein MKGILFALAGGFFLTFQSVANATISDQIGTWQAAAMTQLTGFVLAILIVLALKDTSIKHLKQVSPLYASGGLLAAFILFSNMTAVHRMGVTLTISMFLIAQLIAAIVIDGKGWFDMAKKNVGKTQIAGVLLMITGILVLKW
- a CDS encoding Crp/Fnr family transcriptional regulator; translated protein: MKAIDEYLQQYELADLFPAGVVDSMQIERYAAGHRLFSQGDTADTLYLLVEGKLKISMLSPEGKRLILAFKTPFDIVGDIEYVQKCPFINTVEAVTDLVLLRVPHRALDHEMSDNFLFQQFLLETITRKFVTKAQELNFNLLYAVDVRVASYLLSMTPDKPRLDSPSLVDMADLIGTSYRHLNRVLQKFEQSGWIKRNNGKIDLLDRDALLNQAGHNIYE
- a CDS encoding DMT family transporter, which codes for MVLGIILALSGGVFVCLQNIFNANVKQHVSVWATTALVLFLGFFGSFIAGFAVNGTSLFRFEAEPWFWFSGVLGVGVVVCVTQGVQALGPSRAISIVMVSQIFFGLMWDTAGWFGLEQVPFTWQSLLGVLLISAGILLFQLGPILEQKPFVQKQKAQHEA
- a CDS encoding STAS domain-containing protein, giving the protein MFKNVELQDFLLERTRGLTEQWYETLDKSAGGVYAETEPQAIEKLKQQNYEFHELFCTAFSKEKSDCIEIFNDWIVRVANDEAHLSTPFNSVIKEFFRTQKQYLELIEEFAVLQEETISHAQLNAWNQAVVDTTNAIILEFINQNTKAAERRLNAQQEMIVEMSAPVILLSKDSGLLPLIGEINTYRAKIVFEKVLQQCHEKSIERLFIDLSGVPIIDTMVAHQIFQLIEGLKIIGVRTALAGISPEIAQTAIQLGVNFGEIDVYNKLDQALRYHKLEFTKN
- a CDS encoding SRPBCC family protein, with amino-acid sequence MPMIYHETYMEAPIERCFDLARSIDVHIETVSKTNERAIAGTTSGLMELGDWVTWKATHLGVRQKLTSKITDMERPYRFSDAMVKGAFHSFHHTHEFIESGSGTLMKDWFVYRAPFGIIGKLADKLFLERHMEKFLSTRAAELKRIAENQ
- a CDS encoding class I SAM-dependent methyltransferase; this encodes MNIEILKQNRTSWDTVAEHFNGVDALPGYGPFTQSEEELKLFDSIEGKNVLDIGCGSGHSLLYMNRQGAKDIWGVDLSQKQIERATEMLSGLDAQLYCAAMEEDIGLPEAYFDIVYSIYAIGWTVDLDRTFELIYSYLRPGGSFVFSWDHPLYVHLKSEDGLVSLNGSYQEEGSMHYANFKGEDAPMTIPKRKFSTYLNALVKAGFSIEQVVEPDVPHDLKDIEPEVSDRYYSLYKAQKFPTSFIIKARK